The following are encoded in a window of Amycolatopsis solani genomic DNA:
- a CDS encoding adenosylmethionine--8-amino-7-oxononanoate transaminase: METDLLALDAQHVWHPYAPMPAKVPSLLVTEASGVRLKLADGRELVDGMSSWWSAIHGYRHPVLDAALAEQAGRMSHVMFGGLTHEPAITLAKTLVDLTPDGLEHVFLCDSGSVSVEVAAKMCLQYQRSRGLPEKRRLLTWRGGYHGDTFTPMSVCDPDGGMHSLWRGVLPEQVFVPAPPSGFDAPPDQSYVDTLVESISRHAGELAAVIVEPVVQGAGGMRFHHPAYLRALRELTEAHDVLLIFDEIATGFGRTGALFAAEHAGVTPDVLCVGKALTGGYLSMAAALCTPEVAAGISRGALPVLAHGPTFMGNPLASAVANASLGLLADGTWRSDVTRLEKGLLDGLAPARDLAPVVDVRVLGGIGVLQLDHPVDMAVATEVVTEHGAWLRPFRDLVYAMPPYVSTEADLAVITRAMLAVAEKA; this comes from the coding sequence ATGGAAACCGACCTGCTCGCTTTGGACGCTCAGCACGTGTGGCACCCGTACGCGCCGATGCCGGCGAAGGTGCCTTCGCTGCTGGTGACCGAGGCGAGCGGCGTGCGGCTGAAGCTCGCCGACGGCCGGGAGCTCGTCGACGGGATGTCGTCGTGGTGGTCGGCCATCCACGGCTACCGGCACCCGGTGCTCGACGCCGCGCTCGCGGAGCAGGCCGGCCGGATGAGCCACGTCATGTTCGGCGGCCTGACGCACGAACCCGCGATCACCTTGGCGAAGACGCTGGTCGACCTGACCCCGGACGGGCTGGAGCACGTCTTCCTCTGCGACTCCGGGTCGGTGTCGGTGGAGGTCGCGGCGAAGATGTGCCTGCAGTACCAGCGTTCGCGCGGGCTGCCGGAGAAGCGGCGGCTGCTCACCTGGCGCGGCGGCTACCACGGCGACACGTTCACGCCGATGAGCGTGTGCGACCCCGACGGCGGCATGCACTCGCTGTGGCGCGGGGTGCTGCCCGAGCAGGTCTTCGTGCCCGCCCCGCCGTCCGGGTTCGACGCGCCGCCGGATCAGTCCTATGTGGACACCCTGGTCGAGTCGATTTCCCGCCACGCGGGGGAACTCGCGGCGGTGATCGTCGAGCCGGTCGTGCAGGGCGCGGGCGGCATGCGCTTCCATCACCCCGCTTATCTGCGCGCGCTGCGGGAACTGACCGAAGCGCACGACGTGCTGCTGATCTTCGACGAGATCGCGACCGGCTTCGGCCGCACGGGCGCGCTCTTCGCGGCGGAGCACGCGGGCGTGACGCCGGACGTGCTGTGCGTCGGAAAGGCGCTGACCGGCGGCTACCTGAGCATGGCGGCGGCCCTGTGCACCCCGGAGGTGGCGGCGGGCATTTCCCGCGGCGCGCTCCCGGTCCTCGCGCACGGCCCGACGTTCATGGGCAACCCGCTGGCCTCGGCGGTCGCGAACGCCTCGCTCGGCCTGCTCGCCGACGGCACCTGGCGCTCCGACGTGACCCGCCTGGAGAAAGGCTTGCTGGACGGCCTCGCCCCGGCCCGCGACCTGGCGCCGGTGGTGGACGTCCGCGTCCTCGGCGGCATCGGCGTGCTGCAGCTGGACCACCCGGTCGACATGGCGGTGGCCACCGAGGTGGTCACCGAGCACGGCGCTTGGCTGCGCCCGTTCCGCGACCTCGTCTACGCGATGCCCCCGTACGTTTCGACGGAAGCCGACCTCGCGGTGATCACCCGCGCGATGCTGGCGGTGGCGGAAAAGGCGTGA
- a CDS encoding cytochrome P450 family protein encodes MTTFEVAEDFAQDAHLFAELLRAGGPVRRARMPRGLDCYIVTDFAQARALLADPRLHKNSARARELFEAKLPSGQPAQAGVGADLGFHMLNSDPPDHTRLRKLVNKAFTGRTIARLRPRVEEITAELLDALAGQERADLLPSFAAPLPITVICELLGVRAADRTDFSAWSKTLLSASEPEAMQSAAQNMFAYLTDLIAQKRAEPAEDLLSDLVHATDDGDSLSEPELVSMAFLLLVAGHETTVNLIANGVLALLREPAQLAKLRAEPELLPNAVEEFLRFDGPIHLATLRFTAEPVEVGGVTIPEGEFVLVSLLGANRDAERYPEPDRLDITRAAGGHLAFGHGIHYCVGAPLARLEAEIALGGLVTRFPELTLDAKPDELVYRPSSLVHGLEALPVRLK; translated from the coding sequence ATGACGACTTTCGAGGTGGCCGAGGACTTCGCGCAGGACGCGCACCTGTTCGCGGAGCTGCTGCGCGCGGGCGGGCCGGTGCGCCGGGCCCGGATGCCGCGCGGCTTGGACTGCTACATCGTGACGGACTTCGCCCAGGCGCGGGCGCTGCTGGCGGATCCGCGGCTGCACAAAAACAGTGCGCGCGCCCGCGAGCTGTTCGAGGCGAAGCTGCCGTCCGGCCAGCCGGCCCAGGCCGGGGTGGGTGCGGATCTCGGCTTCCACATGCTCAACTCCGATCCGCCGGACCACACGCGGCTGCGCAAGCTGGTCAACAAGGCCTTCACCGGGCGGACCATCGCCCGGCTGCGGCCGCGCGTGGAGGAGATCACCGCGGAGCTGCTCGACGCGCTGGCCGGGCAGGAGCGGGCCGACCTGCTGCCGTCGTTCGCCGCGCCGCTGCCGATCACGGTGATCTGCGAGCTGCTCGGCGTGCGCGCGGCGGACCGCACCGACTTTTCCGCGTGGTCCAAGACGTTGCTGAGCGCGTCCGAGCCGGAGGCCATGCAGAGCGCGGCGCAGAACATGTTCGCCTACCTCACGGACCTGATCGCGCAGAAGCGCGCGGAGCCGGCCGAGGACCTGCTGTCGGACCTGGTGCACGCGACCGACGACGGGGACTCGCTGTCCGAGCCCGAGCTCGTCTCGATGGCGTTCCTGCTGCTGGTCGCCGGCCACGAGACCACTGTCAACCTGATCGCCAACGGCGTGCTGGCGCTGCTGCGCGAGCCGGCGCAGCTGGCCAAGCTGCGCGCGGAGCCGGAGCTGCTGCCGAACGCCGTCGAGGAGTTCCTCCGGTTCGACGGCCCGATCCACCTGGCCACGCTGCGCTTCACGGCCGAGCCGGTCGAGGTGGGCGGCGTGACGATCCCGGAGGGCGAGTTCGTGCTGGTCTCGCTGCTGGGCGCGAACCGCGACGCCGAGCGCTACCCGGAGCCGGACCGCCTGGACATCACGCGCGCGGCGGGCGGGCACCTGGCGTTCGGGCACGGCATCCACTACTGCGTGGGCGCGCCCCTGGCCCGGCTGGAGGCGGAGATCGCGCTGGGCGGGCTGGTGACGCGGTTCCCGGAGCTGACGCTGGACGCGAAGCCGGACGAGCTGGTCTACCGGCCGAGTTCGCTGGTGCACGGGCTGGAGGCGTTGCCGGTCCGGCTGAAGTGA
- a CDS encoding SRPBCC family protein has protein sequence MTSSVGKTADVGWNIGVSRTLPYPAERIWEFLVSRDGVAIWLGPGVELPREPGVEYETANGTVGEVRSYVENDRVRLTWRPSDWDHDSTVQVRLSGAGAKTTLRFHQEWLAGAGEREEQRAYWQDVTERVVVALAER, from the coding sequence ATGACTTCATCAGTGGGGAAAACGGCCGATGTCGGGTGGAACATCGGCGTTTCGCGGACCCTGCCGTACCCGGCGGAGCGGATCTGGGAGTTCCTGGTGAGCCGGGACGGCGTCGCGATCTGGCTCGGTCCCGGGGTGGAGCTGCCGCGCGAACCGGGCGTGGAGTACGAAACGGCGAACGGCACGGTCGGCGAGGTCCGCAGCTACGTCGAGAACGACCGCGTGCGGCTCACCTGGCGGCCCAGCGACTGGGACCACGATTCGACCGTCCAGGTGCGGCTGAGCGGCGCGGGCGCCAAAACCACGTTGCGGTTCCACCAGGAATGGCTCGCGGGCGCCGGAGAACGCGAGGAACAACGGGCATACTGGCAGGACGTGACCGAGCGCGTGGTAGTGGCACTCGCCGAGCGCTGA
- a CDS encoding uridine kinase, translating into MRYRPISPAVLAQELTERIDALTGRPRFAVAIDGAAGATETTELADALVDPLRLRGRAAFRVSAHDFLRPASLRYEHGRTNPDARYTDWLDLGALRREVLDPLGDGGSGEVLPSLWDAGRDRATRAERVPVPEGGVVLVDGELLLGAGLAFDLAVHLWLSPAALRRRVPEEWAVPAYERYEEEVDPGSLADVVVRVDDPRHPALYTP; encoded by the coding sequence GTGCGCTACCGCCCCATTTCCCCAGCCGTGCTGGCCCAAGAACTGACCGAACGCATCGACGCGCTCACCGGGCGTCCGCGGTTCGCGGTCGCGATCGACGGCGCCGCGGGTGCGACGGAAACCACAGAACTCGCGGACGCGCTGGTCGACCCGCTGCGCCTGCGCGGCCGCGCGGCCTTTCGCGTGTCCGCGCACGACTTCCTGCGCCCCGCGTCGCTGCGCTACGAGCACGGCCGCACGAACCCCGACGCCCGCTACACCGACTGGCTCGACCTCGGGGCGCTCCGCCGCGAGGTGCTCGACCCGCTCGGCGACGGCGGTTCCGGCGAGGTCCTGCCTTCGCTGTGGGACGCCGGGCGCGACCGCGCGACCCGCGCCGAGCGCGTGCCGGTCCCCGAGGGTGGTGTCGTGCTCGTCGACGGCGAGCTGCTGCTCGGAGCCGGTCTCGCCTTCGACCTGGCCGTGCACCTGTGGCTTTCCCCCGCCGCGCTGCGCCGCCGAGTGCCGGAGGAGTGGGCGGTCCCGGCTTACGAGCGCTACGAAGAAGAAGTGGACCCCGGCTCGCTCGCCGACGTCGTCGTGCGCGTCGACGATCCGCGGCACCCGGCGCTGTACACGCCGTGA
- a CDS encoding glycosyltransferase family 4 protein, whose translation MLKTLLVTNDFPPRPGGIQNYLNSLATRLPADDLVVYAPSWESRTGSHEEFDAEAPFEVVRHPTSLMLPTPDVLRRAKEIMRARDCEAVWFGAAAPLALLGHSLRQAGARRVVASTHGHEVGWSMLPASRQALRRIGDTVDAVTYVSRYTRGRFAAAFGPMAGLELLPSGVDAELYKPDPAGRAEIRARHGLSDRPTVVCVSRLVPRKGQDQLIRALPLIRERVPDSALLIVGGGPYRKKLTQLVTGLGLERDVVLTGSVPWAELPAHYAAGDVFAMPARTRGRGLDVEGLGIVYLEASATGLPVVAGNSGGAPETVLDEVTGHVVEGRDTGQLAETLASLLADPVRARRMGEAGRAWVTENWRWDAMAGRLSGLLDGDPVAVVR comes from the coding sequence GTGTTGAAGACCCTGCTCGTGACCAACGACTTCCCGCCCCGGCCCGGGGGGATCCAGAACTACCTGAACTCCCTCGCCACCCGGCTGCCGGCGGACGACCTGGTCGTCTACGCGCCTTCGTGGGAGTCGCGGACGGGGTCGCACGAGGAGTTCGACGCCGAAGCGCCGTTCGAGGTCGTGCGGCACCCGACGTCGCTGATGCTGCCGACGCCGGACGTGCTCCGCCGCGCGAAGGAGATCATGCGCGCGCGGGACTGCGAAGCCGTCTGGTTCGGGGCCGCGGCGCCGCTGGCGCTGCTGGGGCACTCCCTGCGCCAGGCGGGCGCGCGGCGCGTCGTGGCGTCGACGCACGGCCACGAAGTCGGCTGGTCCATGCTCCCGGCCTCGCGGCAGGCGTTGCGGCGCATCGGCGACACCGTGGACGCCGTCACCTACGTCAGCCGCTACACGCGCGGCCGGTTCGCCGCCGCGTTCGGCCCGATGGCCGGGCTGGAGCTGCTGCCGTCCGGTGTGGACGCGGAACTGTACAAACCGGATCCGGCCGGCCGCGCGGAAATCCGTGCCCGGCACGGCCTTTCCGACCGGCCGACGGTCGTCTGCGTGTCCCGGCTGGTCCCCCGCAAGGGCCAGGACCAGCTGATCCGCGCGCTGCCGCTGATCCGCGAGCGCGTGCCGGACTCGGCGCTGCTGATCGTCGGCGGCGGGCCGTACCGCAAGAAGCTCACCCAGCTGGTCACCGGGCTCGGCCTGGAACGGGACGTCGTGCTCACCGGCTCGGTGCCGTGGGCCGAGCTGCCCGCCCACTACGCGGCCGGTGACGTCTTCGCGATGCCCGCCCGCACCCGCGGCCGCGGCCTCGACGTCGAAGGGCTCGGCATCGTCTACCTGGAGGCGTCGGCGACCGGGCTGCCGGTCGTGGCCGGCAACTCCGGCGGGGCCCCGGAAACGGTGCTCGACGAGGTCACCGGGCACGTCGTCGAGGGCCGCGACACCGGCCAGCTGGCCGAGACCCTCGCCAGCCTCCTCGCCGACCCCGTGCGGGCCCGCCGGATGGGCGAGGCGGGCCGCGCCTGGGTCACCGAGAACTGGCGCTGGGACGCCATGGCCGGGCGGCTGTCCGGCCTCCTCGACGGCGACCCGGTGGCCGTCGTCCGCTGA
- a CDS encoding C40 family peptidase yields MQSHPVRRVMSGVLAAASVITLVTVAQPTATAAPVPVLQAPPTGSDALAQYRDLAAQAEKLNEDLLKAQDDLKAKQGELDKATNDVNAAKDQAAQATANQKKYQTEVDKFAGASFTSGVQLNKLSALLAGTSTQDFLDRSSALEVIATEKNGAMGNLTGAVKQADDATSKATDAAKRATDARDAAAKLTQDIQAKQKTLNDQIDQLKAANKSLSSADKALQGDKGGTAPNVQAPTAAAQTAVNAALSKLGSPYGWGDTGPSSFDCSGLMLWAYGKAGIKLPRSSREQSTFGAAVPRDQLQPGDLVFYYSPVSHVGMYLGDGKMVHAPDTGDVVKISPLQSQYAGARRPTA; encoded by the coding sequence GTGCAGTCGCATCCAGTCAGGCGCGTGATGTCCGGCGTCCTCGCCGCGGCATCGGTGATCACCCTCGTCACCGTGGCCCAGCCGACGGCCACCGCCGCCCCCGTCCCCGTCCTCCAGGCCCCGCCCACCGGTTCGGACGCCCTCGCCCAGTACCGCGATCTCGCGGCGCAGGCCGAAAAGCTCAACGAAGACCTGCTCAAGGCCCAGGACGACCTGAAAGCCAAGCAGGGCGAGCTCGACAAGGCCACCAACGACGTCAACGCGGCGAAGGACCAGGCCGCCCAGGCGACCGCGAACCAGAAGAAGTACCAGACCGAGGTCGACAAGTTCGCCGGCGCGTCGTTCACCAGCGGTGTCCAGCTGAACAAGCTGTCCGCGCTGCTGGCCGGTACGTCCACGCAGGACTTCCTCGACCGCTCCTCGGCGCTCGAGGTGATCGCGACCGAGAAGAACGGCGCGATGGGCAACCTCACCGGCGCCGTCAAGCAGGCCGACGACGCCACCAGCAAGGCCACCGACGCCGCGAAGCGCGCGACGGACGCCCGTGACGCCGCGGCGAAGCTGACGCAGGACATCCAGGCCAAGCAGAAGACGCTGAACGACCAGATCGACCAGCTGAAGGCCGCCAACAAGAGCCTCAGCTCGGCCGACAAGGCCCTGCAGGGCGACAAGGGCGGCACGGCGCCGAACGTCCAGGCGCCCACCGCCGCCGCCCAGACCGCGGTCAACGCGGCGCTGAGCAAGCTCGGCAGCCCGTACGGCTGGGGCGACACCGGGCCGAGCTCGTTCGACTGCTCGGGCCTGATGCTGTGGGCGTACGGGAAGGCCGGGATCAAGCTGCCCCGGTCGAGCCGCGAGCAGTCCACGTTCGGCGCCGCGGTGCCGCGTGACCAGCTGCAGCCGGGCGACCTCGTGTTCTACTACTCGCCCGTCTCGCACGTCGGCATGTACCTCGGCGACGGCAAGATGGTGCACGCGCCCGACACCGGCGACGTCGTGAAGATTTCGCCGCTGCAGAGCCAGTACGCGGGAGCCCGCCGCCCGACGGCGTGA
- a CDS encoding NYN domain-containing protein, whose product MHPQPLVPEPPGDPAGPSGVASRPEPAEEPADRPEPATWPALPEPVRDRIAELAAAAVAKLPGTDVPRQLRPVAKFAPAKRAKLGGAALLAALGESSQFRTAVIEWLREHRTDALDPNAADSVAAAAAAVLLGESGAAGRVRLVAKNAEENALRAERDAALARNQRLEAELGQVRAELAEARLAAESVRGEREGEVEKLLKRLREQGVQLRQARDAAEAAAADAARGSAARADEIAALTAQLDRERQRVAAERARAERAAADAEIARQSAREARQADEVRLGLLIDTIDGAVTGLRRELALGARGARPADMVRGTRSGTGQGGKIADVSTLDRYLALPNVHLIVDGYNVTKTGYPELALADQRDRLIHQLQALAARTSAEVTVVFDGAGVLSVPAAVPRGVRVLFSDRGVLADDVIRNIVAAEPAGRPMVVATSDRAVADSVRGGGAHPAPSSVLVSRLSRV is encoded by the coding sequence ATGCACCCGCAGCCGCTCGTGCCGGAGCCGCCAGGGGACCCCGCCGGTCCCTCGGGTGTCGCGTCGCGCCCGGAGCCGGCTGAAGAGCCCGCCGACCGGCCGGAACCCGCCACCTGGCCGGCACTGCCCGAGCCGGTCCGGGACCGCATCGCCGAGCTCGCCGCGGCCGCCGTCGCCAAGCTCCCCGGCACCGACGTGCCGCGCCAGCTGCGGCCGGTCGCCAAGTTCGCCCCGGCCAAGCGCGCCAAGCTCGGCGGGGCCGCCCTGCTGGCCGCGCTCGGCGAGTCCTCGCAGTTCCGGACCGCCGTCATCGAGTGGTTGCGCGAACACCGCACCGACGCGCTCGACCCGAACGCCGCCGACTCCGTCGCCGCCGCGGCCGCCGCCGTCCTGCTCGGGGAGTCCGGTGCCGCCGGGCGCGTGCGGCTGGTCGCCAAGAACGCCGAGGAGAACGCCCTCCGCGCCGAACGCGACGCCGCGCTGGCCCGCAACCAGCGGCTCGAGGCCGAACTCGGCCAGGTCCGCGCCGAACTCGCCGAAGCGCGCCTCGCCGCCGAAAGCGTCCGCGGCGAGCGCGAGGGCGAAGTCGAGAAGCTCCTGAAGCGCCTGCGCGAGCAAGGCGTCCAGCTGCGCCAGGCCCGTGACGCGGCCGAAGCGGCGGCCGCCGACGCCGCCCGCGGGTCCGCCGCCCGCGCGGACGAGATCGCCGCGCTGACCGCCCAGCTCGACCGCGAACGCCAGCGCGTCGCCGCCGAACGCGCCCGTGCCGAACGCGCCGCCGCGGACGCCGAGATCGCCCGCCAGTCCGCCCGGGAAGCCCGCCAAGCCGACGAGGTGCGGCTCGGGCTGCTCATCGACACGATCGACGGCGCCGTCACCGGGCTGCGGCGCGAGCTCGCCCTCGGCGCGCGTGGCGCCCGCCCCGCGGACATGGTGCGCGGCACCCGGTCCGGCACCGGGCAGGGCGGCAAGATCGCGGACGTGTCCACGCTGGACCGCTACCTCGCGCTGCCCAACGTGCACCTGATCGTCGACGGCTACAACGTGACGAAGACCGGCTACCCGGAACTCGCGCTCGCCGACCAGCGCGACCGGCTGATCCACCAGCTCCAGGCGCTGGCCGCGCGCACGTCCGCCGAGGTCACGGTGGTCTTCGACGGGGCGGGCGTGCTGTCGGTCCCCGCCGCGGTGCCGCGCGGGGTGCGGGTGCTGTTCTCCGACCGCGGGGTGCTGGCCGACGACGTGATCCGCAACATCGTCGCGGCCGAGCCCGCGGGCCGTCCGATGGTGGTGGCGACGTCCGATCGCGCGGTGGCCGACTCGGTCCGCGGCGGCGGCGCCCACCCGGCGCCCTCTTCGGTGCTGGTCAGCCGCCTTTCGCGGGTCTGA
- a CDS encoding DEDD exonuclease domain-containing protein, whose product MRSIQAQLAFDELGTPLRETTFVVFDLETTGAGPGASEITEIGAVKVRAGEVLGEFATLVNPGKTIPPQIVSLTGITQLMVYDAPPIEEVLPAFLEFIGGSVLVAHNSGFDTSHMRAACEAHGYAWPKLTVVCTARLARRVVPRDEVGRYNLTALALLFGARTRPTHRALDDARATVDVLHGLLERVGNLGVHSLEELMGYLPEVTVAQRAKRHLAADLPAAPGVYLFKGPKEEVLYVGTAKDLRRRVRTYFTGSENRSRIREMVALAERVDHVVCAHALEAEVRELRLIAAHRPAYNRRSKNRHQGWWIGLTEEAFPRLSVVRLPRPGVLGPFRNQADARATADTLAGASGLRTCTQRISPRSPNGTPCVLAELGRCGAPCAGRQSVEAYEPSVASVSGLIAGLDGRPLHTAAAHVEHLAAGEHFEQAARHRDELAGLIRALGRAHRQGALAAIAELIAAAPDGAGGWELSVIRYGRLASAGVARRGVPPMPVVEALVASAETVLPEPGPLHGAPPEEVGVLLRWLARPGVRLVRTTRPWAEPAAVAGWQGWLDLVAGAHSLEHVG is encoded by the coding sequence ATGCGTTCGATCCAGGCACAACTCGCGTTCGACGAGCTCGGAACCCCGTTGCGGGAAACGACTTTCGTGGTTTTCGACCTGGAAACCACCGGAGCCGGGCCGGGCGCGTCCGAAATCACCGAGATCGGCGCGGTGAAGGTCCGCGCGGGCGAGGTGCTCGGCGAGTTCGCGACCCTGGTGAACCCGGGCAAGACCATCCCGCCCCAGATCGTCTCGCTGACGGGTATCACCCAGCTGATGGTGTACGACGCGCCGCCGATCGAGGAGGTGCTGCCGGCGTTCCTGGAGTTCATCGGCGGCTCGGTGCTGGTGGCGCACAACTCGGGGTTCGACACCTCGCACATGCGGGCCGCCTGCGAGGCGCACGGGTACGCGTGGCCGAAGCTGACGGTGGTGTGCACGGCCCGGCTGGCCCGGCGCGTGGTGCCGCGCGACGAGGTCGGGCGCTACAACCTGACGGCGCTGGCGCTGCTGTTCGGCGCGCGCACGCGGCCGACGCACCGGGCGCTCGACGACGCGCGGGCCACCGTGGACGTGCTGCACGGCTTGCTGGAGCGCGTCGGGAACCTCGGCGTCCATTCGCTCGAGGAGCTGATGGGGTACCTGCCGGAGGTGACGGTCGCCCAGCGGGCGAAACGGCACCTGGCGGCCGACCTGCCGGCCGCGCCGGGCGTCTACCTGTTCAAGGGCCCGAAGGAGGAGGTCCTCTACGTCGGCACGGCGAAGGACCTGCGGCGGCGGGTGCGGACGTACTTCACGGGTTCGGAGAACCGCAGCCGGATCCGGGAGATGGTCGCGCTGGCCGAGCGCGTCGACCACGTCGTGTGCGCGCACGCGCTGGAGGCGGAGGTGCGGGAGCTGCGGCTGATCGCGGCGCACCGGCCCGCGTACAACCGCCGGTCGAAGAACCGTCACCAGGGCTGGTGGATCGGGCTGACGGAGGAGGCGTTCCCGCGCCTGTCGGTGGTCCGCCTGCCGCGGCCGGGGGTGCTGGGCCCGTTCCGTAACCAGGCGGACGCCCGCGCGACGGCGGACACCCTGGCCGGCGCATCGGGCCTGCGGACCTGCACGCAGCGGATCTCACCCCGCTCGCCCAACGGGACCCCGTGCGTCCTGGCGGAGCTGGGCCGCTGCGGCGCGCCCTGTGCGGGACGGCAGAGCGTCGAGGCGTACGAGCCGTCGGTCGCATCGGTGTCGGGCCTGATCGCGGGCCTGGACGGCCGCCCGTTGCACACGGCGGCGGCCCACGTGGAGCACCTGGCGGCCGGCGAGCACTTCGAGCAGGCGGCCCGCCACCGCGACGAGCTGGCCGGCCTGATCCGCGCACTGGGCCGGGCCCACCGCCAGGGCGCACTGGCCGCGATCGCCGAGCTGATCGCAGCAGCCCCGGACGGCGCGGGCGGCTGGGAGCTGTCGGTGATTCGCTACGGCCGGCTGGCTTCAGCGGGAGTGGCCCGGCGCGGGGTGCCGCCGATGCCGGTGGTGGAGGCTTTGGTGGCGTCGGCGGAGACGGTGCTGCCGGAGCCCGGGCCCCTGCACGGGGCGCCACCGGAGGAGGTGGGGGTGCTGCTGCGCTGGCTGGCCAGGCCGGGGGTTCGGCTGGTCCGGACGACGAGGCCGTGGGCGGAGCCGGCGGCGGTGGCGGGCTGGCAGGGGTGGCTGGACCTGGTGGCGGGGGCGCATTCGCTGGAGCACGTGGGGTGA
- a CDS encoding MerR family transcriptional regulator, with product MTEDTLGIGDLARRTGVPVRTIRFYCDEGLLEPARSVGGHRRFEASAVERLGLVRRLRGLGLGLRAITEVLAGRRSLDDAVAAERTALDRELATLSWRRSVLRAVEEVPSRLDVLSAVQDAPAARAALVRLWEPMTTGPIPPDTARMFLDISAPQPPESPTTAQVVAYAELVVLAADRELAVRLRASTLVAHERITDLGELHASVGEACALAADAVAAGASPSPGAALDRFVAAHATAHRASDSVEFRRALNRRTAADRSPRLRRYWHLAGEVTGEAAPMGVAHTWLLDALDRSVG from the coding sequence GTGACCGAGGACACACTGGGGATCGGCGACCTGGCCCGGCGGACGGGGGTGCCGGTCCGCACGATCAGGTTCTACTGCGACGAGGGCCTGCTGGAGCCGGCCCGCAGCGTCGGCGGCCACCGCCGTTTCGAAGCGTCGGCGGTGGAGCGGCTCGGGCTGGTGCGCCGGCTGCGCGGCCTCGGGCTGGGCCTGCGCGCGATCACCGAGGTGCTGGCCGGCCGCAGGTCCCTGGACGACGCGGTGGCGGCCGAGCGCACGGCCCTGGACCGCGAGCTGGCGACCCTGTCCTGGCGGCGGTCGGTGCTTCGGGCGGTGGAGGAGGTGCCGTCCCGGCTGGACGTGCTGTCGGCGGTCCAGGACGCCCCCGCGGCCCGTGCGGCGCTGGTGCGGTTGTGGGAGCCGATGACGACGGGCCCGATCCCACCGGACACGGCGCGGATGTTCCTGGACATCAGCGCGCCGCAGCCACCGGAGTCCCCGACGACGGCCCAGGTGGTCGCGTACGCCGAGCTGGTGGTGCTGGCGGCCGACCGGGAGCTGGCGGTGCGGCTGAGGGCGAGCACGCTGGTGGCGCACGAGCGGATCACGGACCTGGGCGAGCTGCACGCCTCGGTGGGGGAGGCGTGCGCTTTGGCGGCCGACGCGGTGGCGGCGGGTGCCTCGCCGTCGCCGGGTGCGGCGCTGGACCGTTTCGTGGCGGCGCACGCGACGGCGCATCGGGCTTCGGACAGTGTGGAGTTCCGCCGGGCATTGAACCGCCGGACGGCGGCGGACCGGTCACCGCGCTTGCGGCGGTACTGGCATCTGGCGGGTGAGGTCACCGGGGAGGCCGCGCCGATGGGGGTTGCGCACACCTGGCTGCTCGATGCGCTGGACCGATCGGTGGGGTGA
- a CDS encoding maleylpyruvate isomerase family mycothiol-dependent enzyme has translation MDTTRLAEGLHDHTAGLAAAVTGADPDARVPTCPDWPVRVLVGHIGQAHRWAAGIVRSGPSPVPDPFDADPGSPEKWSDWLLEGAADLEDAVLAAGETPVWTFFGPGPARFWLRRMAHDTTVHHADAAFAAGAAFEVAPDLAADAISEWLDVLSDPVTPTLNPAFAELRGTGQTLRADPGDGPGWLITRTPDGVRWNHAAGPADTTLAGPVGDLLLVLTRRLPAGRVTITGDPTLAEHWLAHTAA, from the coding sequence ATGGACACCACCAGACTCGCCGAAGGCCTCCACGACCACACCGCCGGGCTCGCCGCGGCGGTGACCGGCGCCGATCCGGACGCGCGGGTGCCCACCTGCCCCGACTGGCCGGTGCGGGTGCTCGTCGGGCACATCGGCCAGGCCCACCGCTGGGCCGCGGGCATCGTCCGGTCCGGGCCCTCCCCCGTGCCCGATCCGTTCGACGCCGACCCCGGCTCGCCCGAGAAGTGGTCCGATTGGCTGCTCGAGGGCGCCGCCGACCTCGAGGACGCCGTCCTGGCCGCCGGGGAGACGCCGGTCTGGACGTTCTTCGGCCCCGGCCCCGCCCGGTTCTGGCTGCGGCGGATGGCGCACGACACCACCGTCCACCACGCCGACGCCGCGTTCGCCGCCGGCGCCGCGTTCGAGGTCGCCCCCGACCTGGCCGCCGACGCAATCAGCGAGTGGCTGGACGTACTCTCCGACCCCGTGACGCCGACCCTGAACCCCGCCTTCGCCGAGCTCCGCGGCACCGGCCAGACCCTGCGGGCCGACCCGGGCGACGGCCCCGGCTGGCTGATCACCCGCACCCCGGACGGCGTCCGCTGGAACCACGCCGCCGGGCCCGCCGACACGACCCTCGCCGGGCCCGTCGGCGACCTGCTGCTCGTGCTCACCCGCCGCCTGCCCGCCGGCCGCGTCACCATCACGGGCGACCCCACGTTGGCCGAGCACTGGCTGGCGCACACGGCGGCGTAG